Proteins from a genomic interval of Rhodothermus marinus:
- a CDS encoding PAS domain S-box protein has product MRRQRKKWRFWLDPAGIALIYWSVGLLWILLSDHLLMQAGVDPVTLTRWQMAKGLLFVTLSALLLYGLMQMGRRLLREQTERLKKSEANYRLLFEHNPRPMWVYDLETLRFLAVNRAAVVLYGYSPEEFRRMTILDIRPEEDRPKVAASAWAPRGAFKHSGPWRHLTKDGRLLEVEIDSHLIEWEGRPAVLVLVQDVTERNRIARENARYREGLERLLEVSRQLMGETTDCDRLQAELVKTVRQIVPSAEAVLLWMRRGDRFVLAQKDGGPETLKPGFSLPLTADLMARLETVDTLDPVEAAALQARTVPALRDLKAALVAPIRTDHTLEGVICADSFTRADAFAPYERALLQSLAALASVTLQNARLFTQLRRLSRQLLVAHEEERRRIARELHDEVGALLTSAQLCLGMAQTECRRRSRHWRRTCRKPVR; this is encoded by the coding sequence ATGCGCAGGCAACGAAAAAAATGGCGCTTCTGGCTTGATCCCGCTGGCATCGCGTTGATCTACTGGAGCGTGGGATTGCTCTGGATCCTGCTATCCGATCACCTGCTGATGCAGGCCGGGGTGGATCCGGTCACGCTCACGCGCTGGCAGATGGCCAAGGGGCTGCTGTTCGTGACGCTCTCAGCCCTGCTGCTCTATGGACTGATGCAGATGGGGCGGCGGCTGCTGCGAGAACAGACCGAACGGCTGAAGAAATCGGAAGCGAACTACCGGCTGCTCTTCGAACACAACCCCCGGCCCATGTGGGTCTATGACCTGGAGACGCTGCGTTTTCTGGCGGTGAACCGGGCGGCCGTTGTGCTCTACGGCTACAGCCCGGAAGAATTCCGGCGCATGACCATTCTGGACATTCGGCCGGAGGAAGACCGTCCGAAGGTGGCCGCCAGCGCCTGGGCACCACGTGGCGCCTTCAAGCACTCGGGCCCCTGGCGACACCTTACAAAAGACGGGCGCCTGCTGGAGGTGGAGATCGACTCGCACCTGATCGAGTGGGAAGGGCGGCCGGCCGTGCTGGTGCTCGTGCAGGACGTCACGGAGCGCAACCGTATCGCCCGCGAAAATGCCCGCTATCGCGAGGGGCTGGAGCGCCTGCTGGAAGTCAGCCGGCAGCTCATGGGGGAGACGACCGACTGTGACCGGTTGCAGGCCGAGCTGGTGAAGACGGTCCGGCAGATCGTGCCGTCGGCCGAGGCCGTGCTGCTCTGGATGCGGCGCGGCGATCGGTTCGTACTGGCGCAGAAGGATGGGGGGCCCGAAACCCTGAAGCCGGGCTTTTCGCTGCCGCTTACGGCCGATCTGATGGCCCGCCTGGAAACCGTCGATACGCTGGATCCGGTCGAAGCGGCCGCCCTGCAGGCCCGCACGGTCCCGGCCCTTCGCGACCTGAAGGCGGCGCTGGTGGCGCCCATTCGCACCGATCACACGCTGGAAGGCGTGATCTGCGCGGACAGCTTCACGCGAGCCGATGCCTTTGCGCCCTACGAGCGGGCGCTGCTGCAGTCGCTGGCGGCGCTGGCTTCGGTCACGTTGCAGAACGCCCGCCTGTTTACGCAATTGCGCCGGCTTTCGCGTCAGTTGCTGGTGGCCCACGAAGAAGAACGCCGCCGTATTGCCCGCGAGCTGCACGACGAGGTGGGAGCGCTGCTGACCTCGGCGCAACTCTGCCTGGGCATGGCGCAGACAGAGTGTCGGAGGCGCAGCAGACACTGGCGCAGAACCTGCAGGAAGCCCGTGCGCTGA
- a CDS encoding AGE family epimerase/isomerase, whose translation MSTETIPDVRRLRALQAEVHEELTENILKFWATRTPDLVLGGFVGRVGPDGRPHPEAPRGAILNARILWTFAAAYRQLGTPLYREMAEHAYRYFVRHFVDADHGGVYWLVAADGRPLDTRKHVYAQSFAIYALSEWHRATGDEAALALARAIYGLIEAHCADRVHGGYVEACDRAWRPLEDVRLSAKDAPEPRSMNTHLHVLEAYTNLYRVWPDAELAVRLQALIELFLRAIYHPATGHLILFFDERWRPRSRAVSFGHDIETSWLLLEAVDVLGQATLRPRVQQASLHLARATLAEGRAPDGSLYYEIDEQGRLDTDRHWWPQAEALVGFLNAYQESGEVAFYEAAEGVWRYIRKRQRDTQGGEWFARVRDDGTPYPDDKVDFWKGPYHNGRACLEAIQRLRHLLEHARSR comes from the coding sequence GTGAGCACGGAAACCATCCCGGACGTTCGGCGCCTGCGCGCGCTGCAGGCGGAGGTCCACGAAGAGCTGACCGAGAACATCCTGAAGTTCTGGGCCACGCGCACGCCCGATCTGGTGCTCGGTGGGTTTGTGGGACGGGTGGGGCCGGACGGCCGGCCCCACCCGGAAGCCCCGCGCGGGGCCATTCTGAACGCACGGATCCTGTGGACGTTTGCCGCAGCCTACCGCCAGCTCGGCACGCCGCTGTATCGGGAGATGGCCGAGCATGCCTACCGGTACTTCGTCCGGCACTTCGTGGACGCCGACCACGGCGGCGTTTACTGGCTGGTGGCCGCCGACGGCCGTCCGCTGGACACCCGCAAGCACGTCTACGCTCAGTCCTTCGCCATCTACGCCCTGAGCGAGTGGCACCGGGCCACGGGCGACGAAGCGGCGCTGGCGCTGGCCCGCGCGATCTATGGCCTGATCGAAGCCCACTGCGCCGATCGGGTGCACGGCGGCTATGTGGAAGCCTGCGATCGCGCCTGGCGGCCGCTCGAAGATGTGCGGCTCAGCGCCAAGGACGCGCCCGAGCCGCGCAGCATGAACACGCACCTGCACGTGCTGGAGGCCTACACCAACCTGTATCGCGTCTGGCCCGATGCGGAGCTGGCCGTACGGCTTCAGGCGCTGATCGAGCTGTTCCTGCGGGCCATCTACCACCCGGCCACCGGGCATCTCATCCTGTTCTTCGACGAGCGCTGGCGGCCGCGCTCGCGGGCCGTCTCGTTCGGGCACGACATCGAGACAAGCTGGCTGCTTCTGGAAGCCGTCGATGTGCTGGGGCAGGCGACGTTGCGCCCGCGGGTGCAGCAGGCTTCACTGCATCTGGCCCGCGCCACGCTGGCCGAAGGCCGGGCACCGGACGGTAGCCTCTACTACGAGATCGACGAGCAGGGCCGTCTCGATACCGACCGGCACTGGTGGCCACAGGCCGAAGCGCTGGTGGGATTCCTGAACGCCTATCAGGAAAGCGGCGAGGTGGCCTTCTACGAAGCGGCCGAAGGCGTCTGGCGCTACATCCGAAAGCGCCAGCGTGACACGCAGGGGGGCGAATGGTTTGCCCGCGTGCGCGACGACGGCACCCCCTACCCCGACGACAAGGTGGACTTCTGGAAGGGGCCCTACCACAACGGCCGCGCCTGTCTGGAGGCGATCCAGCGCTTGCGGCACCTCCTGGAACACGCTCGATCCCGGTAG
- a CDS encoding glycoside hydrolase family 130 protein, with the protein MEVRMAPTEAFALRLKRLEAAYEELITRPNELLPDGNGIVTRYRYPVLTAAHTPIFWRYDLNPETNPYLMERMGINAVFNPGAIKLGDRYLLVARVEGVDRKSFFAVAESPNGIDNFRFWDEPIVLPETDDPDVNVYDMRLTLHEDGWIYGVFCTERKDPKAPPTDTTAAMAQCGIARTKDLKTWERLPDLKTPSPQQRNCVLHPEFVDGKYAFYTRPQDDFIEAGSGGGIGWGLCADITNPVITEERIVDPRVYHTIKEAKNGLGPPPIKTPHGWLHLAHGVRNTAAGLRYVLYLFMTALDEPWRVIYAPGGYFMAPEGEERVGDVSNVLFCNGWILDDDGRVLIYYASSDTRCHVATSTLDRLLDYVMHTPPDGGRSAACVQQRLELIRRNLQRLKRP; encoded by the coding sequence ATGGAAGTGCGAATGGCACCGACCGAGGCGTTTGCGTTGCGTCTGAAACGGCTGGAAGCCGCTTACGAAGAGCTTATTACGCGCCCGAACGAGCTGCTGCCCGACGGCAACGGCATCGTCACGCGCTACCGCTATCCGGTCCTGACGGCCGCCCACACGCCCATTTTCTGGCGCTACGACCTGAATCCGGAGACGAACCCCTACCTCATGGAGCGCATGGGGATCAACGCGGTGTTCAATCCGGGGGCCATCAAGCTGGGCGACCGCTACCTGCTCGTGGCGCGCGTGGAGGGCGTCGATCGCAAGTCGTTCTTTGCCGTGGCCGAAAGTCCCAACGGCATCGACAACTTCCGCTTCTGGGACGAACCGATCGTGCTGCCCGAGACGGACGATCCGGACGTCAACGTTTACGACATGCGCCTGACCCTGCACGAGGACGGCTGGATCTACGGGGTGTTCTGCACCGAACGCAAAGACCCGAAGGCACCACCCACCGACACGACCGCGGCCATGGCCCAGTGCGGCATCGCCCGTACGAAGGACCTGAAAACGTGGGAGCGGTTGCCGGATCTGAAGACGCCCTCGCCCCAGCAGCGCAACTGCGTGCTGCACCCGGAGTTCGTCGACGGCAAATACGCCTTTTACACCCGGCCTCAGGACGATTTCATCGAAGCCGGGTCGGGGGGAGGCATCGGCTGGGGACTGTGTGCGGACATCACGAATCCGGTCATCACAGAAGAGCGCATTGTCGATCCCCGCGTTTACCACACCATCAAAGAAGCCAAAAACGGCCTGGGACCGCCGCCCATCAAGACGCCGCACGGCTGGCTGCATCTGGCCCATGGCGTGCGTAACACGGCGGCCGGCCTGCGCTACGTGCTCTATCTGTTCATGACGGCGCTGGACGAGCCCTGGCGCGTGATCTATGCGCCGGGTGGTTACTTCATGGCGCCGGAGGGCGAGGAACGCGTGGGCGACGTGTCGAACGTACTCTTCTGCAACGGGTGGATTCTGGACGACGACGGCCGGGTGCTGATCTACTACGCTTCGTCCGACACGCGCTGCCACGTGGCGACCTCGACGCTCGACCGGCTGCTGGATTACGTCATGCACACGCCGCCCGACGGCGGCCGCTCGGCCGCCTGCGTGCAGCAGCGGCTGGAACTCATCCGACGGAACCTGCAACGGCTGAAGCGCCCGTGA
- a CDS encoding sodium:solute symporter family transporter, whose protein sequence is MHLTTLDLLIILAYGLITVGIGIWISKHAASSIRHYFLGGNRIPWYMLSLSNASGMFDISGTMWMVYLLFVYGLKSIWIPWLWPVFNQIFLMVYLSIWLRRSGVMTGAEWITFRFGTGRGAQLAHLIVVLFAIFNVIGFLAYGFIGIGKFAATFLPWKLSDDPVTNMHLYGLIITALTTIYVVKGGMFSVVATEVLQFFIMTIGCVAVGIIAMQRISPEMVAAVVPDGWFDPFFGWKLDLDWSRLMPAAQEKIAADGWELFSAFFMMMLFKGVLQAMAGPAPNYDMQRVLSARTPREAAKMSGFVNVVLLVPRYMLVTGLTVLALVFFSDELNAMGSNVDFELVLPFALREFVPSGLTGLLIAALLAAFMSTYAATVNAAPAYIVNDIYKRYINPHASEKTYVWMSYLTSLLVVVIGTAVGLFVYSLNDIIQWIVAALYGGYTASNLLKWHWWRFNSYGYFWGMVAGMIAAMVVPALMPFVATIYTFPVILGVSLIGCIAGSLFTPPDDEEVLKNFYLKVRPWGFWKPIHEKLAAEFPELEANRNFKRDMLNVAVGIVWQTALTAAGIYLVLERTTELLICAGLIVACSIFLKYNWYDRMEDYPRDLERYATKTARPVGMSAG, encoded by the coding sequence TTGCACCTTACCACGCTCGACCTGCTCATCATTCTGGCCTACGGACTGATCACCGTCGGGATCGGCATCTGGATTTCAAAGCACGCGGCTTCCAGTATTCGTCATTACTTCCTGGGTGGTAACCGCATTCCCTGGTACATGCTGAGCCTGTCGAACGCCTCGGGCATGTTCGACATCAGCGGTACCATGTGGATGGTTTACCTGCTTTTCGTCTATGGACTGAAAAGCATCTGGATTCCCTGGCTCTGGCCCGTCTTCAACCAGATCTTCCTGATGGTCTACCTGTCGATCTGGTTGCGACGGTCCGGGGTGATGACCGGTGCCGAGTGGATCACCTTTCGTTTCGGGACGGGACGTGGAGCGCAGCTGGCCCACCTGATCGTGGTACTGTTTGCCATTTTCAACGTTATCGGCTTTCTGGCCTACGGGTTCATCGGTATCGGCAAGTTTGCCGCCACGTTTCTGCCCTGGAAGCTCTCCGACGATCCGGTCACGAACATGCACCTCTACGGTCTGATCATCACGGCGCTGACCACGATCTATGTGGTCAAGGGCGGCATGTTCAGCGTGGTGGCTACCGAAGTGCTGCAGTTTTTCATCATGACGATCGGCTGCGTGGCCGTGGGCATCATCGCCATGCAGCGCATCTCACCGGAGATGGTGGCGGCCGTGGTGCCGGACGGCTGGTTCGATCCGTTCTTCGGCTGGAAACTGGATCTGGACTGGTCCCGCCTTATGCCCGCCGCGCAGGAGAAAATTGCCGCCGACGGCTGGGAGCTGTTCTCGGCTTTCTTCATGATGATGCTCTTCAAGGGCGTGCTGCAGGCGATGGCAGGTCCGGCACCCAACTACGACATGCAGCGCGTGCTTTCGGCCCGCACGCCCCGCGAGGCGGCCAAGATGAGCGGCTTCGTGAACGTCGTGTTGCTCGTGCCGCGCTACATGCTGGTGACGGGGCTGACCGTGCTGGCGCTCGTGTTCTTCTCCGACGAACTCAACGCGATGGGCTCCAACGTCGATTTCGAACTGGTGCTGCCCTTTGCGCTGCGCGAGTTTGTGCCTTCCGGGCTGACCGGGCTGCTGATTGCCGCGCTACTGGCCGCTTTCATGTCGACCTATGCGGCGACGGTCAACGCGGCCCCGGCCTACATCGTCAACGACATCTACAAGCGCTACATCAACCCCCACGCCAGCGAGAAAACCTACGTCTGGATGAGCTACCTCACCTCGCTGCTCGTGGTGGTGATCGGCACGGCCGTGGGGCTGTTCGTCTATTCGCTGAACGATATCATCCAGTGGATCGTGGCGGCACTCTACGGCGGCTACACGGCTTCGAACCTGCTCAAGTGGCACTGGTGGCGTTTCAACAGCTACGGGTACTTCTGGGGCATGGTGGCCGGGATGATCGCCGCCATGGTGGTCCCGGCCCTGATGCCCTTCGTGGCGACCATCTACACCTTTCCGGTCATCCTGGGCGTCTCGCTGATCGGCTGCATTGCGGGCAGTCTGTTTACACCACCCGACGACGAAGAGGTGCTGAAAAACTTTTACCTGAAGGTGCGGCCCTGGGGCTTCTGGAAGCCGATCCACGAGAAGCTGGCCGCCGAATTTCCGGAGCTGGAAGCCAATCGGAACTTCAAACGCGACATGCTGAACGTGGCCGTAGGCATCGTCTGGCAGACGGCGCTGACGGCCGCCGGGATCTATCTGGTACTGGAACGCACCACCGAGCTGCTGATCTGCGCCGGGCTGATCGTGGCCTGCTCGATTTTCCTGAAATACAACTGGTACGATCGCATGGAAGACTATCCGCGCGATCTGGAGCGGTATGCCACGAAAACCGCCCGGCCGGTGGGAATGTCTGCCGGTTGA
- a CDS encoding T9SS type A sorting domain-containing protein has product MQTRYYLTGILLVGLLAAARPAAAQDYTVCPTDQDECVVEWADEQGLPIMNALTNTVANDTERPAGRIYKLKRGGFYWITEHISNNEFNLRLIGQTAEEGAATGENVCGESGTEDCGPAIIQRFRREDGTVDGLMIESSGDGNGGLELRNLWLMGQDDSGVTANYEPILINSKNSKFIFDHVVFDRNDWHHLGFKAEGNDIIITNCLFRNLVGPTQIWEGRAIRLEAGADTVIFENNSFFNLTSFPFQSEAAPVEYFLFNHNTLVNFGRNFNAGGLWKRAYVTNNLMINPFWQGESEQQYQDRLNSWVGAGNDPDYFSQCCEYIGIFGIQPLPSRYGLETDRRIVLANNNWWLDPTVAQIHQQLGVRSQPLVSDTTARWFELYDGMVMENNTNLEVQLANAPTTQEVYNLMQQFISQWINEAPTPWALVVWDPGRDPDPKANIWPVPEDFSYSHPQLESAGTDGLPLGDLNWFPDALQNYLANRDAYIQAIEEMAGGAPEQPVDQVLVEGEDGVIENGSVYNVEGFTSFFFEGSGRAFWRFTVPEDGEYMLRVQTNMGNETERGQHIRIDGVGLRNTNTYGEFFFCSTNSTNSECKFKLQPNTWEWVEIHQSDLVAGSLMLTAGEHTLEIAPSWGWQWFSSVEVVQVSTGEVVATLTPANAEELIAARIECDDPNAFCPSGLQAASLDAGGSVTWTLEVPDNVRNGLARIFYQAEAAATGALLVDGQQVAELSFPAATGTSASEAQSPRFKFQTASKTVRLSAGTYTLTVTSASGGLLIDYVIVLYYEQDIVATESSTLPEGYVLEQNYPNPFHKATTIRYTLPQPGKVRLVVYDLLGREVARLVDREMPAGTHAVRFEPQGLSSGLYFYRLETPDGQLVRRMTLLK; this is encoded by the coding sequence ATGCAAACGCGCTACTACCTGACCGGCATCCTGCTGGTGGGACTGCTGGCAGCCGCGAGGCCGGCTGCGGCCCAGGACTACACGGTCTGTCCCACCGATCAGGACGAGTGCGTGGTGGAGTGGGCCGATGAACAGGGCCTGCCCATCATGAACGCCCTGACCAACACGGTGGCCAACGATACCGAGCGTCCGGCGGGGCGTATCTACAAGCTCAAACGAGGGGGGTTCTACTGGATCACCGAGCACATTTCCAACAACGAGTTCAACCTGCGCCTGATCGGCCAGACCGCCGAGGAAGGTGCTGCTACCGGCGAGAACGTCTGTGGGGAGAGCGGCACCGAGGACTGCGGTCCGGCCATCATTCAGCGCTTCCGCCGCGAGGACGGGACGGTGGACGGGCTCATGATCGAAAGCAGCGGCGATGGCAACGGCGGCCTCGAGCTGCGCAATCTGTGGCTCATGGGCCAGGACGACTCGGGCGTGACGGCCAACTACGAACCCATCCTCATCAACTCGAAGAACTCGAAGTTCATCTTCGACCATGTCGTTTTCGACCGGAACGACTGGCATCACCTCGGCTTCAAGGCCGAAGGCAACGACATCATCATCACGAACTGTCTGTTCCGCAACCTGGTGGGGCCGACCCAGATCTGGGAAGGCCGCGCCATCCGCCTGGAGGCCGGCGCCGATACGGTCATCTTTGAAAACAATTCGTTCTTCAATTTGACTTCCTTCCCGTTCCAGTCGGAAGCCGCGCCGGTCGAGTACTTCCTGTTCAACCACAACACGCTGGTGAACTTCGGCCGCAACTTCAACGCGGGCGGCCTCTGGAAGCGGGCCTACGTGACAAACAACCTGATGATCAACCCCTTCTGGCAGGGTGAAAGTGAGCAACAGTACCAGGACCGTCTCAATAGCTGGGTAGGCGCCGGCAACGATCCGGACTACTTCAGCCAGTGTTGCGAGTATATCGGCATTTTCGGCATCCAGCCGCTCCCCTCGCGCTACGGGCTGGAGACGGACCGGCGCATCGTGCTGGCCAACAACAACTGGTGGCTGGATCCGACCGTGGCCCAGATCCACCAGCAGCTGGGCGTGCGCTCGCAGCCGCTCGTGAGCGATACGACGGCGCGCTGGTTCGAGCTGTACGACGGCATGGTCATGGAAAACAACACGAACCTGGAAGTGCAGCTCGCCAATGCGCCCACCACGCAGGAGGTCTACAACCTGATGCAGCAGTTCATCAGTCAGTGGATCAACGAAGCGCCCACGCCCTGGGCGCTGGTCGTGTGGGATCCGGGCCGCGATCCGGATCCGAAGGCCAACATCTGGCCGGTGCCGGAGGACTTCTCCTATTCGCATCCGCAACTGGAAAGCGCCGGGACCGACGGGCTGCCGCTGGGTGACCTGAACTGGTTCCCGGACGCTCTGCAGAACTATCTGGCCAACCGGGATGCCTACATCCAGGCCATCGAGGAAATGGCCGGTGGAGCGCCCGAGCAGCCAGTTGATCAGGTGCTGGTTGAGGGTGAAGACGGTGTGATTGAAAACGGCTCCGTCTACAATGTGGAGGGCTTCACCAGCTTCTTCTTCGAAGGCAGCGGTCGGGCCTTCTGGCGCTTCACGGTGCCGGAAGACGGCGAGTACATGCTGCGCGTGCAGACGAACATGGGCAATGAGACCGAGCGCGGCCAGCACATCCGGATCGACGGCGTCGGCCTGCGGAATACGAACACCTACGGCGAGTTCTTCTTCTGCTCGACGAACAGCACGAACTCGGAGTGCAAGTTCAAACTGCAGCCCAATACCTGGGAATGGGTGGAAATCCACCAGAGCGATCTGGTGGCGGGGTCACTCATGTTGACGGCCGGTGAGCACACGCTGGAGATTGCACCGTCGTGGGGCTGGCAGTGGTTCTCTTCGGTCGAGGTCGTGCAGGTTTCCACGGGCGAGGTGGTCGCCACGCTCACGCCGGCCAACGCCGAGGAACTGATTGCCGCCCGCATCGAGTGCGACGATCCGAATGCCTTCTGTCCCTCCGGGCTGCAGGCGGCCTCGCTGGACGCGGGCGGTAGCGTGACCTGGACGCTGGAAGTGCCGGACAACGTCCGTAACGGCCTGGCCCGTATCTTCTACCAGGCCGAGGCGGCCGCTACTGGGGCGCTGCTGGTCGATGGGCAGCAGGTTGCCGAGCTGTCGTTCCCGGCGGCCACGGGGACCTCGGCCTCCGAAGCCCAGTCGCCACGCTTCAAGTTCCAGACGGCCTCCAAGACGGTGCGGCTCAGCGCCGGCACGTACACGCTCACCGTGACCAGCGCCAGCGGCGGGCTGCTGATCGACTACGTGATCGTGCTCTACTACGAGCAGGACATCGTGGCGACCGAAAGCAGCACACTGCCGGAAGGCTACGTGCTGGAGCAGAACTACCCGAACCCGTTCCATAAAGCGACCACCATCCGCTACACGCTCCCGCAGCCGGGCAAGGTGCGGCTGGTGGTCTATGACCTGCTGGGCCGCGAAGTGGCCCGGCTCGTGGATCGGGAAATGCCCGCCGGCACGCATGCCGTGCGCTTCGAGCCGCAGGGACTCTCGAGCGGCCTGTACTTCTACCGCCTGGAGACGCCGGACGGGCAACTGGTGCGGCGCATGACGCTGCTGAAGTGA